In one window of Candidatus Cloacimonas sp. DNA:
- a CDS encoding zinc-binding dehydrogenase → MKLNGCRYGTHRVIEPKGVLPQPAKVLNNDMSEIWDNEMLIDVIRLNIDSASFHQIKNKLIAKGFTDLEKAFAEHAIDLINRTGKHKNEDTGSGGMLIGRVAAIGDKFEMKEEVKVGDKIASLVSLSLTPLKINKVKKVLLDKDQIEIEGQAILFSSGIYAKLPDDLDENLALSVLDVAGAPAQVERLVKPGDTVVIIGANGKSGILCNAVAKERAGICGKVIGVVRKESYIPTCKTTGCDEVILASATDAITIQKEVSRLTNGKMADVVINVVNTEDTELPSIMAARERGLVYFFSMATSFTKAALGAEGIGADVDMMIGNGYAQHHSEIALDLLRRKPVLMKIFKERYTE, encoded by the coding sequence ATGAAACTAAATGGATGTAGATATGGAACGCACCGGGTAATTGAGCCCAAAGGTGTTTTACCGCAACCCGCAAAGGTTTTAAATAACGATATGAGCGAAATATGGGACAACGAAATGCTGATTGATGTGATTCGTTTAAATATTGATTCCGCTTCTTTTCATCAGATTAAAAATAAGCTCATTGCGAAGGGTTTTACAGATTTGGAAAAGGCATTTGCGGAACATGCCATTGATCTTATTAATAGAACTGGCAAACATAAAAACGAAGATACCGGTTCCGGTGGAATGCTGATTGGCAGAGTTGCTGCCATTGGGGATAAGTTTGAAATGAAAGAAGAAGTGAAAGTGGGAGATAAAATCGCCTCTCTGGTTTCACTTTCGCTAACTCCTCTCAAAATAAACAAAGTGAAAAAAGTTTTGCTGGACAAGGATCAAATAGAAATTGAAGGTCAAGCAATCCTTTTCAGTAGTGGTATTTATGCCAAACTGCCTGATGATTTGGATGAAAATTTGGCACTTTCCGTTTTGGATGTTGCAGGTGCACCGGCTCAAGTTGAGCGTTTAGTAAAGCCGGGAGACACAGTTGTAATTATTGGTGCGAATGGTAAAAGCGGAATTTTATGCAATGCCGTGGCTAAAGAGCGGGCAGGAATTTGTGGAAAAGTTATTGGAGTAGTGCGTAAAGAAAGTTACATACCTACTTGCAAGACAACTGGTTGTGACGAAGTAATTTTGGCCAGCGCTACGGATGCCATCACTATTCAAAAAGAGGTCTCTCGTCTCACTAATGGTAAAATGGCAGATGTAGTTATCAATGTAGTAAATACGGAAGATACTGAATTGCCAAGTATTATGGCAGCCCGAGAACGGGGTTTGGTCTATTTTTTCTCTATGGCTACTTCTTTTACCAAAGCAGCTTTAGGAGCGGAAGGTATTGGAGCCGATGTAGATATGATGATTGGCAATGGTTATGCTCAACATCATTCTGAGATTGCGTTGGATTTGTTGAGGCGCAAACCTGTTTTAATGAAGATTTTTAAAGAACGCTATACGGAATAA
- the ablA gene encoding lysine 2,3-aminomutase has translation MSKIIDPKSIATPDEWNDWHWQIKNRITSYEQLVKYIELQPEEEAVFKDKAFSFRMAITPHYLSLIDQSNPFDPIRLQAIPRIAESHISSSDMADPLSEDADAPVPGMTHRYPDRVLLLLTDQCAMYCRHCTRRRKAGENDAPMPKDNVDKALDYIKEHKEVRDVILSGGDPLTLSDERLDDILNKLSKIEHIEIVRLGTRTPVVLPQRFTDSLLEILKKYKFVWLNTHFNHPNELSEDSCKALAKIAETGIPMGNQSVLLKGINDNVDVMKALVHKLVKNRVRPYYIYQCDLSEGISHFRTPIAKGIEIIESLRGHTSGLCVPTYVVDAPGGGGKIPVMPNYVISQMPGRVILRNYEGFITSYTEPEFAMQDESKYRELCAEEFKSNEGVMSLMRGKKVAIGPAGTKRHQRRNH, from the coding sequence ATGAGCAAGATAATTGATCCTAAAAGCATTGCCACTCCCGATGAATGGAATGACTGGCATTGGCAGATAAAAAATCGGATAACATCTTATGAGCAATTAGTAAAATACATTGAGCTTCAGCCCGAAGAAGAAGCCGTTTTCAAAGATAAGGCCTTTTCTTTCCGGATGGCTATCACTCCTCATTATCTTTCTTTGATTGACCAGAGCAATCCTTTTGATCCAATTCGTTTACAGGCAATTCCGCGGATTGCGGAAAGCCATATTTCATCCTCTGATATGGCAGATCCTTTAAGTGAAGATGCTGATGCTCCGGTTCCTGGAATGACTCATCGCTATCCAGATCGGGTTTTGCTTTTGCTTACAGATCAATGTGCTATGTATTGCAGACATTGTACCCGCCGGAGAAAAGCAGGTGAAAATGATGCCCCAATGCCCAAAGATAATGTGGATAAGGCATTGGACTATATAAAAGAGCATAAGGAAGTGCGCGATGTTATTTTAAGTGGTGGCGATCCTCTCACTTTAAGTGATGAGCGTTTGGATGATATATTAAATAAACTGAGTAAAATTGAGCATATTGAAATTGTGCGTTTGGGAACAAGAACTCCGGTGGTTTTGCCGCAACGCTTTACTGATTCACTTTTAGAGATCCTAAAAAAGTATAAATTTGTGTGGCTGAATACGCATTTTAATCATCCTAACGAGCTTAGTGAGGACTCCTGTAAAGCACTTGCCAAAATAGCTGAAACGGGAATACCGATGGGCAATCAATCCGTTTTATTAAAAGGGATAAATGATAATGTGGATGTAATGAAAGCATTGGTGCATAAACTGGTTAAAAACAGAGTTCGTCCCTATTATATCTATCAATGTGATCTTTCTGAAGGGATTAGTCATTTCCGCACTCCCATAGCCAAAGGCATTGAAATAATAGAAAGTTTGCGTGGTCATACTTCCGGATTATGCGTTCCAACTTATGTTGTAGATGCTCCCGGAGGCGGAGGAAAAATTCCTGTAATGCCCAATTATGTAATTTCTCAGATGCCTGGAAGAGTTATTTTACGCAATTATGAAGGTTTTATCACTTCCTACACAGAACCCGAATTCGCTATGCAAGACGAAAGTAAATATCGCGAACTTTGCGCTGAAGAATTCAAATCCAACGAAGGTGTAATGAGCTTAATGCGTGGGAAAAAAGTAGCTATCGGACCGGCAGGGACAAAGCGTCATCAGCGTCGTAACCATTAA
- a CDS encoding cation diffusion facilitator family transporter: protein MADRDSITRVTVNLGLFSNILLSIIKTCVGIVGHSAALLADGINSSSDVVYYIAVKIFMKQAQKPADVEHPYGHRQLESISAIVVGAFILTTGIAIFWESINKVYDILANIETGHSASYWALVIAIFTFCLKIFLYTYTRKNIPKTNNPTLKALANDHLNDIMASIAVVVGVLLGRIGYYWMDPAAGAVVAIYIIKTGIEIIMESSRELMDYLPDEDFSREIQAEALAVEGVRSIEELGIHRFGPYYTVNMTITVDGNITVDCGNAISDKVEQSLMHKFSTGLRQVHIHYHPYLAKSSSSDSDINAEPPEGSIG, encoded by the coding sequence GTGGCAGATCGTGATTCCATAACTCGAGTAACTGTTAATTTGGGTTTATTCTCCAATATCTTATTATCGATTATCAAAACTTGTGTAGGCATTGTTGGCCACAGTGCCGCTCTTTTAGCTGATGGGATAAATTCCTCTTCTGATGTTGTTTATTACATTGCAGTTAAGATATTTATGAAGCAAGCTCAAAAACCAGCTGATGTAGAACATCCTTATGGCCATCGCCAGTTGGAATCCATTTCTGCAATTGTAGTTGGCGCTTTCATCCTTACCACTGGAATTGCCATTTTTTGGGAATCCATCAATAAGGTCTATGACATCCTTGCCAACATTGAAACTGGACATTCTGCTTCCTATTGGGCATTAGTTATTGCGATCTTTACCTTTTGTTTGAAGATTTTCCTTTATACCTATACTCGCAAAAACATACCTAAAACTAATAACCCAACTCTAAAGGCATTGGCAAATGATCATTTAAATGACATAATGGCATCCATAGCTGTGGTTGTTGGTGTCCTATTAGGTCGGATTGGTTATTATTGGATGGATCCAGCTGCCGGAGCAGTAGTAGCGATATATATTATTAAAACGGGAATTGAAATTATTATGGAGTCCTCAAGGGAGCTTATGGATTATCTTCCGGATGAAGATTTTAGCCGTGAAATACAAGCTGAGGCATTAGCCGTGGAAGGAGTTCGTAGTATTGAAGAGCTTGGTATCCATCGTTTTGGTCCCTATTATACAGTTAATATGACAATTACGGTGGATGGAAATATTACTGTGGATTGTGGCAATGCAATTTCCGATAAAGTAGAACAAAGTTTAATGCATAAATTCAGTACAGGTTTAAGACAGGTTCATATTCACTATCATCCTTATCTTGCTAAAAGTTCAAGTTCCGATAGTGATATTAATGCAGAACCACCAGAGGGTAGCATAGGATGA
- a CDS encoding M23 family metallopeptidase, which produces MNWGKNILFLLILSLLGTFCLISLLGLNPEKSSAPERVNPKPVEPWIVETIPPGGSIFSVLAKQNVPLSEIGLLAFEFGDYIDVSTIQPGDTLKVLLSEDKQHIKKLMFVQEPTTRHHFTVSGDSLVYQLEALPVKKTKRIIEGTIQSTLDATLLKMGFAPQDKQAINNGLETEINFARDARNGDKFKVFVEERIFEGKTLPGIKIFYVQYTGERTGTCELFRYEDAEENSVLNGLYTREGKSCYSNGVGFPLSVIHIVSGFGRRLDPFFGRWANHQGVDYRAHFGTPVYAVSNGTVISAGYDGGWGNEIRITHPSGLTSQYAHLASLNVQRGQSVKKGQVIGRVGATGRATGAHLHFGLLNGARYINPSNLKMVGTEKLNPTQLKRFQNQQQTILQEMENLLHPKPVVARN; this is translated from the coding sequence ATGAATTGGGGGAAGAATATACTTTTTCTCCTTATTTTATCATTACTTGGCACTTTCTGCCTGATCAGCTTACTCGGACTCAATCCTGAAAAATCATCTGCGCCCGAAAGAGTAAATCCAAAACCCGTTGAACCTTGGATTGTGGAAACCATTCCTCCCGGAGGCAGCATATTTTCGGTATTGGCAAAACAAAATGTTCCTCTTTCGGAAATTGGTTTGCTGGCTTTTGAATTTGGTGATTATATTGATGTATCAACTATTCAACCCGGAGATACGCTAAAAGTATTACTATCAGAAGATAAACAGCACATAAAGAAACTGATGTTTGTGCAGGAACCAACTACGCGTCATCATTTTACGGTTAGTGGTGATTCTCTTGTTTACCAGCTTGAGGCCTTACCGGTTAAAAAAACAAAACGCATCATTGAAGGAACTATCCAATCAACTTTGGATGCCACTTTGCTAAAAATGGGTTTTGCACCTCAAGATAAACAGGCAATCAATAATGGTTTGGAAACAGAAATAAATTTTGCCCGCGATGCGCGTAATGGAGATAAATTTAAGGTTTTCGTGGAAGAACGCATTTTTGAAGGCAAAACATTACCTGGTATAAAGATCTTCTATGTTCAATACACAGGCGAACGAACTGGAACTTGTGAACTTTTCCGTTATGAGGATGCGGAAGAAAATTCCGTTTTGAACGGTCTTTATACCAGGGAGGGGAAAAGCTGTTACAGCAATGGAGTTGGTTTTCCTCTTTCCGTAATTCATATTGTTTCTGGTTTCGGCAGACGCCTTGATCCTTTTTTTGGCCGTTGGGCTAATCATCAGGGAGTAGATTATCGTGCTCACTTTGGAACTCCTGTTTATGCTGTTTCCAATGGAACAGTTATTAGTGCAGGTTATGATGGTGGTTGGGGAAATGAAATCAGGATTACACACCCCAGCGGGCTTACTTCTCAATATGCGCATCTTGCTTCTCTCAATGTTCAGAGAGGCCAATCTGTTAAAAAAGGACAAGTTATAGGCAGGGTAGGAGCTACGGGTAGAGCAACGGGAGCTCATTTACATTTTGGTTTGTTAAATGGCGCAAGATATATCAATCCTTCCAATTTAAAAATGGTGGGAACGGAAAAACTGAACCCAACTCAGCTAAAAAGATTTCAAAATCAGCAACAGACAATTCTGCAGGAAATGGAAAACTTGTTACATCCCAAACCTGTAGTTGCCAGAAACTAA
- a CDS encoding energy-coupling factor transporter transmembrane component T, protein MIKKALHPLTHILLVLLLSTCVFIVKKPLPLLFITLLASMFAVFRMKNRMIKVCKTLWHTLPFLLILTFFQIVFRRSGTLLWSYGIIKISEEAIIISLQLALRLLTVIYCAKSLAVMDYPEFSKAFSSIHLPEELSFMLAYAIHLVPKFLAQLKGFLTGLKLRGIDTSNLPLAKRLQVYKQLSLTTLAELLRNSETSAIALELRGFRSPGKRTKLYRQSFSYRDLLCLLCFTVLVILATQL, encoded by the coding sequence ATGATAAAGAAGGCATTGCATCCGCTTACGCATATTTTGCTGGTTTTGTTATTATCCACTTGTGTTTTTATCGTTAAAAAACCATTGCCTCTCTTATTTATCACTTTGCTGGCTTCAATGTTTGCCGTATTTAGGATGAAGAACCGTATGATAAAAGTGTGCAAAACACTGTGGCATACTTTACCATTTTTATTGATTTTAACTTTTTTCCAAATTGTTTTCAGACGAAGTGGAACCTTGCTTTGGTCTTATGGAATAATAAAAATAAGCGAAGAAGCAATTATAATTTCTCTTCAGTTGGCTTTGCGGTTATTAACTGTTATATATTGTGCGAAGTCATTGGCAGTTATGGATTATCCGGAATTTTCCAAAGCATTTTCCTCCATTCATTTACCGGAAGAACTTTCTTTTATGCTTGCTTATGCCATTCATCTTGTTCCGAAGTTTTTAGCTCAGTTAAAAGGATTTCTAACAGGTCTCAAACTGCGCGGAATTGATACTTCAAATTTACCCTTGGCAAAACGACTACAGGTTTATAAACAACTGTCTCTTACGACTTTAGCTGAATTGCTCAGAAATAGTGAAACATCTGCCATTGCTTTGGAATTGAGAGGTTTTAGAAGCCCAGGTAAACGCACAAAGCTATACAGACAAAGCTTCAGCTATAGGGATTTACTTTGTTTGCTGTGCTTTACGGTATTGGTAATTTTGGCAACGCAGCTTTGA
- a CDS encoding ATP-binding cassette domain-containing protein yields MLILKDFGISFSDRNLLEGITIEIPEGTIFHIKGPNASGKTSLLNAISGIIPEYVKAKTKGSILMDNINLQTIPLAEKFHYLWYQLSDAEAQLFFPNCISELAFALENKAVPEDIIQQKILLATEQFGLTQFLNRDPSTLSGGEKKMLLCAVAETIDPPILLLDEPLNGLDNRAMNLILNWLKTKKEQGKIIVIAEHNPIIDEFADFSLTLAAKTQPLKIADSLLEDNHLSNVKNIKQPIMSPVDVLFQIDKLSFAYSESEPLFENLSYDIHGKDNILLKGSNGAGKSTLLKLLTGLLTATEGKIYLSGKPMQSGVNCQNFNYAYYQSQITKENLLGISVAQNWLFWQIAIENLPNLELKDDPLFTELSSGQQKMVSQQILPYLFSKFWLLDEPFASLDENASDKLIKLLQYKSEHYPGMLIVSHSLEEHQEMFDKVLIIENKSLREENR; encoded by the coding sequence ATGCTTATCTTAAAGGATTTTGGCATTTCCTTCTCCGACCGGAACTTGCTGGAAGGCATAACTATCGAAATTCCGGAAGGAACTATCTTCCATATCAAAGGTCCTAATGCAAGCGGAAAAACTTCTCTGTTAAATGCTATCAGTGGTATTATTCCAGAATATGTAAAAGCTAAGACAAAAGGTAGCATATTGATGGATAATATTAACTTACAGACAATCCCCCTTGCCGAAAAATTTCATTATTTATGGTATCAGTTAAGCGATGCGGAAGCTCAATTATTTTTCCCTAATTGCATATCTGAGCTTGCTTTTGCGCTGGAAAATAAAGCTGTACCTGAAGATATTATACAGCAAAAAATACTCTTGGCAACCGAACAATTTGGACTTACCCAATTTTTAAACAGAGACCCTTCCACTTTGAGCGGAGGAGAAAAGAAAATGTTGCTCTGCGCGGTTGCCGAAACTATTGATCCTCCCATATTGCTTTTGGATGAACCCTTAAACGGATTGGACAATAGGGCTATGAACTTGATCCTAAATTGGCTTAAAACTAAGAAAGAACAAGGAAAAATAATCGTAATTGCCGAACACAATCCGATCATAGACGAATTTGCTGATTTTTCCCTAACCTTGGCAGCAAAAACGCAACCGCTTAAAATAGCTGATTCCTTATTGGAAGATAACCATTTAAGTAATGTAAAAAACATAAAGCAACCAATAATGTCTCCTGTAGATGTTCTGTTTCAGATTGATAAGCTTAGTTTTGCTTATTCTGAATCAGAACCTCTGTTTGAAAATCTTTCTTATGACATTCACGGCAAAGATAACATCCTTTTAAAAGGTAGTAATGGAGCAGGGAAAAGCACCTTGCTGAAACTCTTAACGGGCTTGCTGACAGCCACGGAAGGAAAAATTTACCTAAGCGGAAAACCAATGCAAAGTGGTGTAAACTGCCAAAATTTTAATTATGCCTATTACCAAAGCCAGATTACGAAAGAAAACCTTTTGGGAATTAGCGTTGCTCAAAACTGGCTATTCTGGCAGATTGCGATTGAAAACCTGCCGAATTTAGAGTTAAAAGATGACCCTTTGTTTACGGAACTTTCTTCTGGACAGCAAAAAATGGTTTCGCAACAAATACTGCCTTATTTGTTTTCTAAATTTTGGTTATTGGATGAGCCATTTGCTTCTTTGGATGAAAATGCCAGTGATAAACTGATTAAATTGCTGCAATATAAAAGTGAACATTATCCCGGAATGCTTATTGTTTCTCACTCTTTGGAAGAACACCAAGAAATGTTTGATAAAGTTCTAATCATCGAAAACAAGTCCTTGAGGGAAGAAAATAGATGA